TATCCGTCATGCCCCGATCCGCCTTAATGATGCGCGCAGGTGCTGCCCGGTCGGGCGGGCAAAGGGGCGTGATCCACTTAAGAAACCGCGCGTTGACATCAGGTAGGTCCGGGTTGATCGTGATGCCGGGTTGGTGTGGATGGGTCAGTGTGACCGTGTTGCTGACGGGATCAAAGCTGGCATTCAGTGCCATCAGCAAAGGACCCTTAGACCCACGCGAAAAATTCACGCAAGGAGCCCATTGGCCAGAATCGCCCAGCTTTGCGGCTTCGAGCGCCACGGCCCAATGACGGTCGTAGGGCAGGCATTCGCCCGCCCTCAACATTACGTTCAACAGCGCTTCTCGCCCGTGCGACTTGATGGGATGTCGCCAGATTTCGGCGACATGCGCCATTAACTCGCATCCTTCGACTTGCGCTTGAAGGTCTTCAACACATTGCCCAACACGTCAGGTTTGTGCCCATGGCTGCGCATGATTGTGTATTGCTGAATGAACGTGATCGTGTTGTTCGCAATCCAGTAAACCACCAGACCAGAGGCAAACTGACCCAGCATGAACATGAAGACCCAGGGCATCCACGCAAAGATCATCGCCTGCGTAGCATCGGTGGGGGCTGGGTTCAGCTTCTGTTGCAGCCACATCGAGATACCAAGAATAATCGGTAAGACGCCGAGCGACAGGATCGCCAGAAGGCTTTCTGGGCCCGGAGGTGCATAGGGCAGCAAGCCAAACAGGTTAAGGATTGAGCTGGGGTCGGGCGCCGAAAGGTCCTTGATCCAACCGATCCACGGGGCGTGGCGCAGTTCCAGCGTCACAAAGATAACTTTGTAAAGCGAGAAGAAGATTGGGATCTGAAGCAGGATCGGCAGACAGCCCGACGCAGGGTTAACCTTTTCCTTCTTATAGAGCTCCATCATTTCCTGCTGCAGCTTTGCCCGATCATCGCCTGCGCGTTCTTTTAACTTCTCCATCTCGGGCTGAAGCTCTTTCATCTTCGCCATGGAGACATAGGATTTATAGGCCAGCGGGAACAGGATCGCTTTGATGACCAAGGTGAGGCCGATGATGGCCCAGCCCATGTTACCGATAACGGCATTCAGCCAGTGCAGAACGGCAAAAATCGGCTTGGTCAGGAAAAAGAACCAGCCCCAATCGATGGAGTCGATGAAGCGATAGATACCGTCTTCGTTCTGATAGTTGCGGATGGTTTCCCATTCCTTAGCGCCGGCAAACAAACGGGTCTCGACGCTAGCAGAGGCACCGGGCGCGACATCTTGGGTCTGCAATCGAATTTGGGTCTGATAGATATCCGATTTTTCGGCATAGCGCACGACCGAGGTAAAGCCCTGACCCGGTTCCGGGATCAGAGTGGTCATCCAGTAGTGATCTGTAAAGCCGACCCAACCGTTTTCTTCCACCTGAACCACATCAGCCTTCGCACCTTCGCGGTCATCAAAGGAAAGATCAGCCACATCAGAGTAGTCCGTTTCCTCTAACTCTTTATCGACCTGACGGATGACGCCTTCATGCAAGATGAAGAACCCTTTAAGGTTTGACGGTTCGCCATGACGCGCCAAAACGCCATAGGGTGCCATGCGGTGGGCGGTTGTGCCGGTGTTTTCGACCGATTGATTGATCGTGAACATGAAATTTTCATCGATTGACACAGTGCGGCGAAAAATCAGGCCACTGCCATTCTCCCAACGCAGTGTAACTGGTGTTTGCGGTGTCAACTTGGTGCCAGCTTCTACCGACCAGATGGTTGTTGGTCCGGGGACGTCTTCAAGTGTCGTCTGTCCGCCGGGTGTCCAGCCATAGAGCGCGTAGTAAGCCTCGGCCTCGCCGGTGGGGCGCAACAGTTTGACGATGTCGCTCTCTTTCGAAAGTTCGACGTGATAGTCCTTAAGCTTTAGGTCATCCAGCCGCCCGCCCAGAAGCGAGATCGAACCGGCGAGCGCGGGTGTGTCGATTTCTACGCGGCCAACATTTGCCTGTTCGGCTGACACATCGGCTGTCGTAGCCGCAGGGGCGGTCGCGCTGTTGGCGTCAGGAAGGGCCGGGACAACTTGACCTTCGGCAGTCACTTGTTCAGTCGGCGTGGTGCCTTCGACGGGATCTGCCGGTGGAAACATGATCATCCATCCAGTGATGACGAGAAAACTCAGCACTGTTGCGAGGATCAGGTTCTTATTTTGGTCGTCCATCGGGGCCTACCACTCATCAATTTCGGTCAGAGTGGTTCAACAGGGCAGGGCGCAAAAGGTCAAGCAGTTTTAGGGCGCACCCCGTGTGGATTCTCGGGGTTTCGTGTCTTATGCGAGCTTGGGAACAACCACATCCGCTGTCCTTTTTTGCTCATGCGTCAAAGCCCATTGCAGGAACGTTTCGGCTGGCATTGGTTTTGCGATTGAATAGCCCTGTGCATGGTCGCAACCCAACGTTGCCAGCATCGCATGTTCCGCATGCGTTTCGACTCCCTCTGCCACGGTTCCAATGTCCAATTGCTTCGCAATGGTCAGGATGGCCGATATCATGTTTTGTTGGTCGATATCGGTGTCGATATGGGTGACATAAGAACGGTCGATCTTGATCCGATGGACGTTGAAGCGTGCAATGCTGGCGATTGCGGCGTTTCCAGTGCCAAAATCATCAAGATCAATCTTGCATCCCAATAGCGCCAGCGCCTTAACGTTGTGGATCGCAACGTCATCTTCCGTTTGAGTAATCACATTTTCAAGAATTTCAACAACCAGACGCTCTGGCGAGGTATCGAACCGGTCCAGTTCCCACTTGATCTTGTCGCTCAGCGTGGGGTTGTTTAACTCATCAGCTGAGACATTGACCGCCACAGTGGAAACGTTGATCCCTTCATTGTCCCAGTCGCGTACGGCCGATAGCGCCCCATAAAGCACAACTTCACCCAACCGTTCCAGTAGTCCTGCCTTGGCGATGGCTGGTAAAAAAGCTCCGGGTGCGATCAGCCCCATAGTTGGATGTTGCCAGCGGGCTAACGCCTCGCACCCAGTGATGCGCCCCGTCTTTACGCAGACCTGAGGCTGAAACCATGGTTTGATCTGGCCTTCATCCAGCGCACGAAGCAACGTTTCGCGGTTGTGCTCAATGCGTCCGACGCGGGGTGCCATTCCGTTTGAGAAGGCGCGAATCGATCCCGGGCCGGACTGAATCGCAAATGAAAGCGCACTTTCAGCTGCCGAAAGTAGCGCTTCGCCATTGGCTTCGGGGGAGCGGCCGGGCATAGCGAAGCCCAGACAGGACGACAGCAATACCCGTGTTTGATCAAGCGAGATCGGGTCGCTGACCGCGGCCTGTAGACGGGCTGCCAGTTGAAGTGTGGCTTCCAGGTCGACGCGCTGACGTTTGTCGATTGAAAACCCGAACCGGCCCACGTCAAGCACACAGACCAGATCTGTTTCACGCAAAGCTGTCCGCAGACGACCAGACACGATACGCAACACGTGCTCAATACCAACAGGTCCAAGCTGATCGGCCAATTTGGTAATCTCGTCGATTTCAAGGACAAGGCAGGATTTTTCATATTCCGCGTCTGGCATGAACCCGAAGTCCAGATGTTCAATGAGTTTGGTGCGTTTCGGCAGCCCAGTGGTCGCATCAATCTTTTGAGGCGACGCCGGTGACGGGCGGGTTAAAGTGCCGCCAATGGCCAGCAGACCTGGAAACAGAATGGCGACCAAAACCATCAGATGCTCGCCACCATACCAATAAGCGAAGATCATGGTCGCGGGCAGAAAGGCTGCCAAATGAGGCGCTGTCAATATCGCGCGAATACGTTTTTTTACTTGCTCAGCACCCTGAACTACCGCCATGACAGGTTCCTTTTGTCGTGCGTCTTGCAGTCGAGGCGGCGATACAGATGCGCCTCTTGCTAACGGACAAAGTAGGAACGTGTGGTCAATCAGAAGTTAATGCGTCGAGGAAAACTAGAGCTAATTGTCATGATCTTCTGCAAGGCTTCGCATCAGACCTTTGAAGTCAAACAGTTGCGGGTCCAGAAGATGGCTGGGGCGCGAGTTCATCAGAGCCTTGAACATGATCTGGCGACGGCCGGGGAAATTTGCCTCCCACCCATCGAGGATTTTCTTAACCTGCTGACGCTGCAATCCGTCTTGAGATCCGCACAAGTCACAAGGGATGATCGGATAGTTCATCTGGCTGGCGAACTTTTCGCAATCTGCCTCTGCGACGTGGGCGAGCGGGCGATACACGAACAGGTCGCCTTCTTCGTTCACCAGTTTTGGCGGCATCGTCGCCAATCGTCCACCGTGAAACAGATTCATAAAGAAGGTTTCCAGTATATCATCGCGGTGATGGCCCAGAACCACGGCTGAACAACCTTCCTCGCGTGCGATGCGATACAGGTTTCCCCGGCGCAGGCGAGAGCATAGCGAACAGAAGGTGCGCCCGTGCGGGATCTTGTCCATCACGATTGAATAGGTGTCTTCGTATTCGATCCGATGCGGCACCTGCATCTTTTCAAGGAATTCGGGCAGAACCGTTGCCGGAAAACCCGGCTGCCCCTGGTCAAGGTTGCAGGCGAGCAGGTCGACCGGAAGGACACCCCGCCATTTCAACTCGTACAAGGCAGCGAGCATCGTGTAGCTGTCTTTGCCGCCAGACAGACAAACCAGCCATTTCGCGCCGCGTTCAATCATACCGTACTGGTCTACAGCCTCGCGCACATTGCGCATGATGCGCTTGCGCAGCTTCTTGAACTCGGTGGTCGAGGGCGCGCCGTGAAACAGCGAGTGAATGTCGTCCAGTTGGTTGCTGATAAGATCGGTCATGGGCGCGCGTCTAAGCATTTTGTAGGCATCTGGCAAGCGTTCCCGGTATAAACGGCGCGCTGTTGCGCGCCACTTAAAGCAGGTTTTGCCAAGGGTGTGCTTTGACCGCACAGTCCGTTGGTAAGCCCATGTCGCGTTTCAGCGCGGGGTGCATACCGTACAGATCAAACTGCCGGCGAGGCCGCGCAAAGAATGCGGCCCGGATGACGCGCCAACGACCATGCCGCCTGATCAGCCCGATCAGCGTGGCCTCAAGCCGAAACGGTATTTTGTGAGCACGAGGTGGTAGGGTCAGTGTTTTAGCCATTATCCGTCTCCTGTCGCGATGTCAGTGCTTTGTCAGACCTCAAGTAGACTTGAGGTCAAGAAATTTTCGCTGCCCCGCGATCAAAACCACGGGGCAGGAAAATTAAAACCTTGGACCTTGAAGCCGAGGCGGAGGATGCCCGGGTGGAAGCCCCACGTCACGGCGCAGGTGATCGGACAGGTGATCTGTCTGCGGTCGCCGGTGGCGCCGGGTTACCATGTTCGCGATCAAGACGCGGACGACGCGCCATGCGCCGTGACGGGTGACAAGATCGTCAACAAGATCGTTGAGCCGCAGGGGCTCGGAATGAAAATTAGAGTCCATCATGGGTTGGTTGCCGGCAAAGATACCGGCCCTCTTGGGTTGGATTGTGGTTAGTGGGACTCTCTGATGCGAATGCGAGCCTTGAACACAGATATGGTGTCAGGACGCACTTGTTTCAGAGATGTCAGAAATGCCCGTCACGGGCTGCTTAGCGGGGCCGTCATGCGCGCGATGCGAAGATCACGAGGTGAAAATGCCCCACAAACCCGAAACGCGACAGGCGAGTTGGAGAACGCTGGTATTGATCATGTAACGCCTCCTTCTGATTTGTGCGTTGCGAGTGGGGATGTTCTAGCGTGACAGCCTGAGATTTCAAGAACTGTGTTCAAGAAGCCTCAGGTTGTGACCGTCAGGGCACGATCAGGTCAATCCGAGTGATTGCAGTCTTGATCCGAGCCGGGCACCGGGTCGTATCCGCACGATCCCCATGGGTTGCAGCGCGCGATCCGCTTAGTCGCCAACCAGCCGCCCTTGATCGCGCCGTGCTTTTGCAACGCCTCAAGTGCATAAGCGCTGCAGGTCGGTTGATAACGGCAACTCCAACCGACCCACGGGCTGAGGACCATCCGATAGGCCCGG
This DNA window, taken from Aliiroseovarius sp. F47248L, encodes the following:
- a CDS encoding MOSC domain-containing protein, giving the protein MAHVAEIWRHPIKSHGREALLNVMLRAGECLPYDRHWAVALEAAKLGDSGQWAPCVNFSRGSKGPLLMALNASFDPVSNTVTLTHPHQPGITINPDLPDVNARFLKWITPLCPPDRAAPARIIKADRGMTDTDFPSISLINLASHKAVEEHLSQELSPLRWRGNLQLAGLDAWDEKSWVGKHIRVGEAEMEIREEITRCLATTANTRTGERDADTLGALKQGWGHQEFGVYGYVTKPGIVHVDSPVKVIS
- the yidC gene encoding membrane protein insertase YidC; its protein translation is MDDQNKNLILATVLSFLVITGWMIMFPPADPVEGTTPTEQVTAEGQVVPALPDANSATAPAATTADVSAEQANVGRVEIDTPALAGSISLLGGRLDDLKLKDYHVELSKESDIVKLLRPTGEAEAYYALYGWTPGGQTTLEDVPGPTTIWSVEAGTKLTPQTPVTLRWENGSGLIFRRTVSIDENFMFTINQSVENTGTTAHRMAPYGVLARHGEPSNLKGFFILHEGVIRQVDKELEETDYSDVADLSFDDREGAKADVVQVEENGWVGFTDHYWMTTLIPEPGQGFTSVVRYAEKSDIYQTQIRLQTQDVAPGASASVETRLFAGAKEWETIRNYQNEDGIYRFIDSIDWGWFFFLTKPIFAVLHWLNAVIGNMGWAIIGLTLVIKAILFPLAYKSYVSMAKMKELQPEMEKLKERAGDDRAKLQQEMMELYKKEKVNPASGCLPILLQIPIFFSLYKVIFVTLELRHAPWIGWIKDLSAPDPSSILNLFGLLPYAPPGPESLLAILSLGVLPIILGISMWLQQKLNPAPTDATQAMIFAWMPWVFMFMLGQFASGLVVYWIANNTITFIQQYTIMRSHGHKPDVLGNVLKTFKRKSKDAS
- a CDS encoding bifunctional diguanylate cyclase/phosphodiesterase; this encodes MAVVQGAEQVKKRIRAILTAPHLAAFLPATMIFAYWYGGEHLMVLVAILFPGLLAIGGTLTRPSPASPQKIDATTGLPKRTKLIEHLDFGFMPDAEYEKSCLVLEIDEITKLADQLGPVGIEHVLRIVSGRLRTALRETDLVCVLDVGRFGFSIDKRQRVDLEATLQLAARLQAAVSDPISLDQTRVLLSSCLGFAMPGRSPEANGEALLSAAESALSFAIQSGPGSIRAFSNGMAPRVGRIEHNRETLLRALDEGQIKPWFQPQVCVKTGRITGCEALARWQHPTMGLIAPGAFLPAIAKAGLLERLGEVVLYGALSAVRDWDNEGINVSTVAVNVSADELNNPTLSDKIKWELDRFDTSPERLVVEILENVITQTEDDVAIHNVKALALLGCKIDLDDFGTGNAAIASIARFNVHRIKIDRSYVTHIDTDIDQQNMISAILTIAKQLDIGTVAEGVETHAEHAMLATLGCDHAQGYSIAKPMPAETFLQWALTHEQKRTADVVVPKLA
- the ttcA gene encoding tRNA 2-thiocytidine(32) synthetase TtcA, with the translated sequence MSNQLDDIHSLFHGAPSTTEFKKLRKRIMRNVREAVDQYGMIERGAKWLVCLSGGKDSYTMLAALYELKWRGVLPVDLLACNLDQGQPGFPATVLPEFLEKMQVPHRIEYEDTYSIVMDKIPHGRTFCSLCSRLRRGNLYRIAREEGCSAVVLGHHRDDILETFFMNLFHGGRLATMPPKLVNEEGDLFVYRPLAHVAEADCEKFASQMNYPIIPCDLCGSQDGLQRQQVKKILDGWEANFPGRRQIMFKALMNSRPSHLLDPQLFDFKGLMRSLAEDHDN
- the yidD gene encoding membrane protein insertion efficiency factor YidD, which encodes MTPAAYLLSLPIRAYRMVLSPWVGWSCRYQPTCSAYALEALQKHGAIKGGWLATKRIARCNPWGSCGYDPVPGSDQDCNHSD